A DNA window from Gemmatimonadaceae bacterium contains the following coding sequences:
- a CDS encoding cyclopropane-fatty-acyl-phospholipid synthase family protein — translation MDYKEGRLQLEQTSAAAARSGVTAVERRLLESLLETAGNPPIRIRLWGGEEIVCGSATPVATMVIRDRGALMRMLVNPEVYPADDYSNGRIEIEGDLVAFLEHVFLGLDNLPDKSLKARFLRWMNKPRANTLAGSKENIHHHYDLGNEFYKLWLDTARMQYTCAYYPHPGMSIEEAQIAKLDHVARKLELKPGQVVFEAGCGWGGLARHFAKHYGVTVRAFNISQEQVKFARAKAKEEGLDTRVEYVLDDYRTMQGECDVFVSVGMLEHVGLDNYPTLGDVIHRVLKPHGRGLIHSIGRNKPAPMNAWTEKRIFPGAYPATLAEMMQILEGHQFSVLDVENLRLHYAHTLEAWLNRYEAHVDEVRKMYDERFVRMWRMYLAASQASFLTGALQLFQIVFARPQDNTIPMNREHLYPR, via the coding sequence ATGGACTACAAGGAAGGCCGCCTTCAGCTGGAACAGACGTCAGCCGCTGCTGCACGCAGTGGCGTAACGGCCGTGGAACGCCGCCTGCTGGAAAGCCTGCTCGAGACCGCCGGCAATCCGCCCATCCGCATCCGCCTCTGGGGCGGCGAGGAAATCGTGTGCGGCTCCGCCACGCCGGTCGCGACCATGGTCATCCGCGATCGCGGCGCCCTGATGCGCATGCTGGTGAACCCCGAGGTCTACCCGGCCGACGACTACAGCAACGGCCGCATCGAGATCGAAGGCGACCTCGTGGCATTCCTGGAGCATGTGTTCCTCGGCCTCGACAACCTGCCGGACAAGTCGCTCAAGGCCCGCTTCCTGCGCTGGATGAACAAGCCGCGCGCGAACACGCTGGCGGGCTCCAAGGAGAACATCCACCACCACTACGACCTCGGGAACGAGTTCTACAAGCTGTGGCTGGACACCGCGCGCATGCAGTACACCTGCGCGTACTACCCGCACCCGGGCATGTCGATCGAAGAGGCGCAGATTGCCAAGCTCGATCACGTCGCCCGCAAGCTGGAGCTGAAGCCGGGTCAGGTGGTTTTCGAGGCCGGTTGCGGCTGGGGTGGCCTCGCGCGCCATTTCGCGAAGCACTACGGCGTGACCGTGCGCGCTTTCAACATCTCCCAGGAGCAGGTGAAGTTCGCGCGGGCCAAGGCCAAGGAAGAAGGCCTCGACACCCGCGTCGAATACGTGCTCGACGACTACCGCACCATGCAGGGCGAATGCGACGTCTTCGTCTCGGTCGGAATGCTGGAGCACGTCGGCCTGGACAACTATCCGACCCTGGGCGACGTGATCCACCGCGTGCTGAAACCGCACGGCCGCGGACTGATCCACTCCATTGGCCGCAACAAGCCGGCACCGATGAACGCCTGGACCGAGAAGCGCATCTTTCCCGGCGCGTATCCCGCGACCCTGGCGGAGATGATGCAGATCCTCGAAGGCCACCAGTTCTCGGTGCTCGACGTCGAGAACCTCCGGCTGCATTACGCCCACACGCTGGAAGCCTGGCTCAACCGCTACGAAGCCCACGTGGACGAGGTGCGCAAGATGTACGACGAGCGCTTCGTGCGCATGTGGCGCATGTACCTGGCGGCCTCCCAGGCGTCGTTCCTGACCGGTGCGCTGCAACTGTTCCAGATCGTGTTTGCCCGGCCCCAGGACAACACGATTCCGATGAATCGCGAACACCTGTATCCCCGCTGA
- a CDS encoding tartrate dehydrogenase: MMKHYKIAAIPGDGIGKEVIAAGIEVLDALAQADGSFALDFEHFPWGSDYYLKHGRMMDDDGLARLKPFDAIFFGAVGSLQVPDHISLWGLRLAICQGFDQYANVRPTRILPGIDPPLRLKSPGDIDWIIVRENSEGEYSGQGGRSHRGHPEEVATEVSIFTRAGVERIHRFAFQLARSRPRKLLTLVTKSNAQRNGLVMWDEIFAEVARDFPDVKTDKVLVDAATQRMVLKPATLDVMVATNLHADILSDLAAALSGSLGIAPTANLNPEGRFPSMFEPIHGSAWDIEGKGVANPVATFWTAVMMLEHLGEARAARRLMRAVEIATGARVFTPDLGGTARTSDVTKAVVDAVRAPYHH, encoded by the coding sequence ATCATGAAGCACTACAAAATCGCAGCCATCCCCGGCGACGGCATCGGCAAGGAAGTCATCGCCGCCGGCATCGAAGTGCTCGACGCGCTTGCCCAGGCCGACGGCTCGTTCGCGCTCGACTTCGAGCACTTTCCCTGGGGCAGCGATTACTACCTGAAGCACGGCCGCATGATGGACGACGACGGCCTCGCACGGTTGAAGCCCTTCGACGCCATCTTCTTCGGCGCCGTGGGTTCGCTGCAGGTGCCCGATCACATTTCGCTGTGGGGCCTGCGCCTCGCCATCTGCCAGGGCTTCGACCAGTACGCCAACGTGCGGCCGACGCGCATCCTGCCGGGGATCGATCCGCCGCTCCGGCTGAAGTCGCCGGGCGACATCGACTGGATCATCGTGCGCGAGAACAGTGAAGGCGAGTATTCCGGACAGGGCGGCCGGTCGCACCGCGGCCACCCGGAAGAGGTCGCCACCGAAGTCTCGATCTTCACCCGCGCCGGGGTGGAACGCATCCACCGCTTCGCCTTCCAGCTGGCCCGGTCGCGCCCGCGCAAGCTGCTCACCCTGGTCACCAAGTCCAACGCCCAGCGCAACGGCCTGGTGATGTGGGACGAGATCTTCGCCGAAGTGGCACGCGACTTCCCGGACGTGAAGACCGACAAGGTCCTCGTGGACGCAGCCACCCAGCGGATGGTGCTGAAACCGGCTACCCTGGACGTCATGGTGGCAACCAACCTGCACGCGGACATCCTGTCGGACCTCGCGGCTGCACTGTCGGGCAGCCTCGGCATCGCGCCCACGGCGAACCTGAATCCGGAAGGCCGCTTCCCCAGCATGTTCGAGCCGATCCACGGATCGGCCTGGGACATCGAGGGCAAGGGCGTGGCCAACCCGGTCGCGACTTTCTGGACGGCGGTCATGATGCTGGAGCATCTGGGCGAGGCCCGGGCGGCCAGACGGCTCATGCGAGCCGTGGAGATCGCCACCGGCGCCCGCGTGTTCACGCCCGATCTGGGCGGTACGGCGCGCACGTCGGATGTCACCAAGGCGGTCGTCGACGCCGTCAGGGCGCCTTACCATCACTGA